The proteins below are encoded in one region of Chrysemys picta bellii isolate R12L10 chromosome 4, ASM1138683v2, whole genome shotgun sequence:
- the LOC135983295 gene encoding RING finger protein 112-like isoform X2 — protein MGRPVQLVRLDEEGGLTLDEEALSRCLEQGGVGGAPVCLVSIIGEQRLGKSFLLNYLLRRLRSPDARDGSWMGREDELLEGFEWRADMQPVTHGVWAWSQPFWVPTEGGKVAMLLVDTEGSMDLKSNKETSIKLSAMSMLLSSYQILNVGRRLKDPDLEYLEMFVQVAEVVGEAYGLEPIQHLDLLVRDSNIPGVLGAQGGEQHLRYVRQKLAATSPCKHPKALEALSRSSSRCYLMPSPGERIVSGSEGTLRDMGENFRESLREYITILVSSASQHVRTDQHGELLTGTQLATKIKNLSDVMKKHRSGFSSPCQMAITFHNQNVLDRAHADHALFLKEKDGDSRNMIDCLKVRPSKMVELLAERRGQLLWRCRIDMREPAPEKEARLTELEEELTQEAETFLETYKKSFKKFAILAGVGAGMVVLAPVGGAVGAGIGAGIAAAAVAAEAAVAIGAGTGAAAGIVVGVGVGVGVGGNIARRDRQRAEAAGGGREEGDGTEDLSDDKPLI, from the exons CGCCCGGTGCAGCTGGTGCGTCTGGACGAGGAAGGGGGCCTGACCCTGGACGAGGAGGCCCTGAGCcgctgcctggagcagggtggggtggggggcgcccCCGTCTGCCTGGTGTCCATCATCGGGGAGCAACGCCTGGGTAAATCCTTCCTGCTGAACTACCTGCTGCGCCGGCTCCGGAGCCCG GACGCGAGGGACGGGTCATGGATGGGCCGGGAGGACGAGCTCCTGGAGGGGTTCGAGTGGCGCGCCGACATGCAGCCAGTCACCCACGGCGTGTGGGCGTGGAGTCAGCCCTTCTGGGTCCCCACCGAGGGCGGGAAG GTGGCCATGCTGCTGGTCGACACCGAGGGATCCATGGACCTTAAAAGCAACAAGGAGACCAGCATCAAACTCTCTGCCATGTCCATGCTGCTCAGCTCCTACCAG ATACTGAACGTTGGCCGTCGGCTGAAGGACCCGGATCTCGAATACCTGGAG ATGTTTGTGCAGGTGGCCGAAGTGGTGGGAGAGGCCTACGGACTGGAGCCCATTCAG CATCTAGACCTGCTGGTGCGAGATTCGAACATCCCCGGGGTCCTCGGAGCCCAGGGTGGGGAGCAGCATCTGAGATACGTCAGACAG AAGCTGGCGGCGACGTCCCCTTGCAAACACCCCAAGGCCCTGGAAGCgctgagcagaagcagcagccgcTGTTACCTGATGCCCTCCCCTGGCGAGCGGATCGTGAGTGGAAGCGAGGGAACCCTGAGAG ACATGGGTGAGAATTTCCGGGAGAGCCTGAGGGAATACATCACCATCCTGGTGAGCTCGGCCAGTCAACACGTCCGGACGGACCAGCATGGGGAGCTGCTCACCGGGACACAGCTCGCTACCAAGATAAAG AATTTATCTGATGTGATGAAGAAACATCGCTCCGGCTTCTCCTCTCCCTGTCAG ATGGCCATCACCTTCCACAACCAGAATGTCCTGGACAGAGCCCACGCAGACCACGCTCTCTTTCTGAAGGAGAAG GACGGCGACTCCCGGAACATGATCGACTGCCTGAAGGTGCGGCCGAGCAAGATGGTGGAGCTGTTGGCGGAGCGGCGTGGGCAGTTGCTGTGGCGGTGCCGGATCGACATGCGGGAGCCGGCGCCGGAGAAAGAGGCCCGGCTGacagagctggaggaggagctgacaCAGGAGGCTGAGACCTTCCTGGAGACCTACAAGAAGTCCTTCAAGAAATTCGCCATTTTGGCAGGCGTGGGTGCGGGGATGGTGGTCCTGGCCCCGGTGGGCGGAGCTGTCGGTGCCGGGATCGGTGCTGGGATCGCCGCTGCTGCCGTCGCCGCCGAGGCGGCTGTGGCCATTGGGGCTGGGACGGGCGCCGCGGCCGGTATCGTCgtgggcgtgggcgtgggcgtgggcgtgGGTGGGAACATCGCCCGGAGGGATAGGCAGAGGGCTGAGGCcgctggtggtgggagggaggagggggatggcACTGAGGATCTATCTGACGACAAACCCCTGATCTGA